From a region of the Drosophila ananassae strain 14024-0371.13 chromosome XL, ASM1763931v2, whole genome shotgun sequence genome:
- the LOC6503693 gene encoding inositol hexakisphosphate and diphosphoinositol-pentakisphosphate kinase isoform X14 gives MSYTELESGYQDLRQGSAAAAASAAAHNQQQQQQQQQRQHPLSTSTSAGGQQQQHRVGFYLGQDGNGDTDFGDSNDGMDSDTSTSSSNSKQVVVGICAMAKKTQSKPMKEILTRLGEFEFIKLVTFEENVILREPVQNWPTCDCLVSFHSKGFPLEKAIEYAQLRNPFVLNNLHMQYDIQDRRRVYAILEKEGIEIPRYAVLDRDSPDPKHHELIESEDHVEVNGITFNKPFVEKPVSAEDHNIYIYYPTSAGGGSQRLFRKIGSRSSVYSPESRVRKTGSFIYEDFMPTDVYFSGTDVKVYTVGPDYAHAEARKSPALDGKVERDSEGKEIRYPVILNHSEKLISRKVCLAFKQTVCGFDLLRANGKSYVCDVNGFSFVKNSNKYYDDCAKILGNMILRELTPTLHIPWSVPFQLDDPPIVPTTFGKMMELRCVVAVIRHGDRTPKQKMKVEVRHPKFFEIFEKYDGYKLGHVKLKRPKQLQEILDIARFLLSEIHTKAHAEIEEKESKLEQLKNVLEMYGHFSGINRKVQMKYQPRGRPRGSSSDDSKSADTPIEPSLVLILKWGGELTPAGRIQAEELGRIFRCMYPGGQGRSDYSGTQGLGLLRLHSTFRHDLKIYASDEGRVQMTAAAFAKGLLALEGELTPILVQMVKSANTNGLLDNDCDSSKYQNLAKGRLHDLMQNDREFTKEDRELINPCNSKSINQALDFVKNPVDCCHHVHLLIRELLHIISIKKDDPKTKDAILYHGETWDLMRCRWEKIEKDFSTKSKLFDISKIPDIYDCIKYDLQHNQHTLQYDQAEELYIYAKNLADIVIPQEYGLTPQEKLAIGQGICSPLLRKIKGDLQRNIDEVEDEFMNRLNPHYSHGVASPQRHVRTRLYFTSESHVHSLLTVLRYGGLLNVVTDEQWRRAMDYISMVSELNYMSQIVIMLYEDPTKDPTSEERFHVELHFSPGVNCCVQKNLPPGPGFRPHSHGDNACNVSLQSSDESNPSRIEEENDSACSNEDQQGKKRGVSSESPLSCRSLHYPFVQNGQRNGDRSAERQPAASGMAFGFNRLELRSKQFKSKPIPIGAHHTVSGHEAMDLAKRLNEELASQQQAQFSQQQQQLRPISPDIRAVSPDCEPRSRSFEQRASSGVGPKEPDSQVSVSVSASVSSANSSTSSRRQRHSIAGQMSYMKMLGFGGFSKKMATSANSLFSTAVISGSSSAPNLRDMIPVSSSGFGDVPPIRPLETLHNALSLRKLDSFLQDMILAQIFKTPTGSPPRGFEVPCEMPAVSSLTLGTHHSPTLDNMTPSSTPAATPTEMPRGGSESSSARQCSLVSQSRFDPQSASQEPGKKPWQQQPQDRYSLAEKEEAHEASDQGMEEEPEQASSLPPEVESSLEITMENIEFEQDEEAQFEPLNQDTLGRGFFLSVGEQEAGGGGSGSTCLTPVSFGMDLNLSMVANKGSMSLSMDGFDDDEDPTLSAATTPSLPADCEPHLETCYCCPSHAEAPPEVASDDPRFGFALPVRVVTQASPEHVRQVRRAHDPVSPRIQKQISLFEGTAAGSGTDKTDSSGSVAGGGAGAAALHASINIPSAQHLRQDARLRKFENLTQSTSNSNFPFESNTLKRVPMQATGDYSNVSHTQSCINLKSGGSSAALGGSPQRQRAGVGASGRGGEPVEREAPVGAAHLGRLVSTCCSASASASASASASPSPSPSPSPGALIVKERFIEPPKKGIIRGYHGKTQSMDADFLFNEFLLLPAMAPAKLSIESSDIDKVEEHPVASTSKKPPF, from the exons ATGTCGTATACCGAGTTGGAATCAGGATACCAGGACCTGCGTCAAGGCAGTGCTGCCGCCGCAGCTTCAGCAGCCGCCCACaatcaacaacagcagcagcagcagcagcagcgtcaGCATCCGCTCTCGACGTCGACGTCGGCGGGGggacaacagcagcagcaccgcGTCGGCTTCTATTTGGGTCAGGATGGCAAC GGCGACACGGACTTCGGGGACAGCAATGACGGGATGGACTCCGACACcagcacctcctccagcaacaGCAAGCAGGTGGTCGTTGGAATATGTGCGATGGCTAAGAAGACACAGTCGAAGCCCATGAAGGAGATCCTGACGAGACTCGGCGAGTTCGAGTTCATCAAACTGGTCACTTTCGAGGAGAACGTGATCCTGCGCGAGCCCGTCCAGAATTGGCCCACCTGCGATTGTTTGGTCTCGTTCCACTCGAAGGGATTCCCGCTGGAGAAGGCCATCGAGTACGCCCAGCTGCGGAATCCATTCGTGCTGAACAACCTGCATATGCAGTACGACATCCAGGATCGCAGGCGGGTCTATGCTATTCTCGAGAAGGAGGGCATCGAGATACCGCGCTACGCCGTCCTCGATCGGGACTCTCCCGATCCAAAGC ATCATGAACTTATCGAGTCCGAGGACCATGTCGAAGTCAATGGCATCACCTTCAACAAGCCCTTCGTGGAGAAACCCGTCTCGGCGGAGGACCACAACATCTACATCTACTATCCGACGTCGGCGGGCGGTGGAAGCCAGCGGTTGTTCCGGAAGATTGGCAGCCGGAGCAGTGTCTACTCGCCGGAGTCGCGGGTGCGCAAGACGGGCTCCTTCATCTACGAGGACTTTATGCCCACCGATG TGTATTTTTCAGGCACGGACGTCAAGGTGTACACCGTGGGCCCGGACTACGCCCACGCGGAGGCCAGGAAGAGCCCGGCCCTGGACGGCAAGGTGGAGCGCGACAGCGAGGGCAAGGAGATCCGCTACCCGGTCATCCTCAACCACTCTGAGAAGCTCATCTCCCGGAAGGTGTGTCTGGCGTTCAAGCAGACTGTCTGTGGATTCGATCTGCTCCGGGCCAATGGGAAGTCCTACGTGTGCGACGTGAACGGCTTCAGCTTCGTGAAAAACTCCAACAAGTACTACGACGACTGCGCCAAAATTCTCGGCAACATGATCCTGCGGGAGCTCACGCCTACGCTGCACATCCCGTGGTCGGTGCCCTTCCAGCTCGACGATCCCCCGATTGTGCCCACCACCTTCGGCAAGATGATGGAGCTGCGCTGTGTGGTGGCCGTCATCCGGCACGGCGACCGCACCCCCAAGCAGAAAATGAAAGTGGAGGTGCGCCACCCCAA GTTCTTTGAGATCTTCGAGAAGTACGACGGGTATAAGCTCGGCCACGTGAAGCTAAAGCGACCCAAGCAGCTGCAGGAGATCCTGGACATAGCCCGCTTTCTGCTCAGCGAGATCCACACCAAGGCCCACGCCGAGATCGAGGAGAAGGAGTCGAAGCTGGAGCAGCTGAAGAACGTGCTGGAGATGTACGGTCACTTCTCGGGGATCAACCGCAAGGTCCAGATGAAGTACCAGCCGCGAGGAAGGCCCCGTGGCTCCAGCTCGGACGACAGCAAGTCAG CGGACACTCCCATTGAGCCCTCGCTGGTGCTCATTCTGAAATGGGGTGGAGAACTCACGCCAGCCGGAAGAATCCAGGCGGAGGAGCTGGGCCGCATCTTCCGGTGCATGTATCCGGGTGGCCAGGGCAGGTCGGACTATTCCGGGACCCAGGGACTGGGGCTCCTGAG GCTGCACTCCACATTCCGTCACGATCTGAAGATCTACGCCTCCGACGAGGGGCGAGTCCAGATGACAGCCGCCGCCTTTGCGAAGGGCCTTCTGGCCCTGGAGGGCGAACTCACGCCCATTCTCGTCCAGATGGTGAAGAGCGCCAACACGAATGGATTGCTGGACAATGATTGCGATTCCAGCAAGTACCAGAACCT GGCCAAAGGACGTCTGCACGATCTTATGCAGAACGATCGCGAGTTCACCAAGGAAGACCGTGAGCTCATCAATCCCTGCAACAGCAAGTCCATCAACCAGGCCCTGGACTTTGTCAAGAACCCGGTGGACTGCTGCCACCACGTGCACCTGCTCATCCGCGAGCTGCTGCACATCATCAGCATCAAAAAGGACGATCCAAAGACAAAGGACGCCATCCTGTACCACGGCGAGACCTGGGACCTGATGCGCTGTCGCTGGGAGAAGATCGAGAAGGACTTCAGCACCAAGTCGAAGCTGTTCGACATCTCCAAGATCCCGGACATCTACGACTGCATCAAGTACGATCTGCAGCACAACCAGCACACGCTGCAGTACGACCAGGCCGAGGAGCTCTACATCTACGCCAAGAACCTGGCGGACATTGTCATACCCCAGGAGTACGGCCTGACGCCACAGGAGAAGCTGGCCATTGGCCAGGGAATATGTTCACCGCTGCTCCGGAAGATCAAGGGCGACCTCCAGCGGAACATCGACGAGGTGGAGGATGAGTTCATGAACCGCCTGAATCCGCACTACAGCCACGGCGTGGCCAGTCCCCAGAGGCATGTGAGGACCCGGCTTTACTTTACCAGCGAATCGCACGTCCACTCGCTGCTCACAGTGCTCCGGTACGGCGGCTTACTGAACGTCGTCACGGACGAGCAGTGGCGCCGGGCCATGGACTACATATCCATGGTGTCCGAGCTGAACTACATGTCCCAGATTGTCATTATGCTGTACGAGGATCCCACGAAGGACCCCACCTCGGAGGAGCGCTTCCACGTCGAGCTCCACTTCAGCCCGGGCGTCAACTGTTGCGTGCAGAAGAACCTGCCGCCGGGTCCGGGATTCCGGCCGCACTCCCACGGCGACAATGCCTGCAACGTGAGCCTGCAGTCCTCGGACGAGTCTAATCCGTCGCGGATCGAGGAGGAGAATGACTCCGCCTGCTCCAACGAAGATCAGCAGGGCAAAAAGCGAGGGGTGAGTTCTGAAAGTCCACTTTCCTGCAGATCTCTTCATTATCCTTTCGTCCAGAATGGGCAGCGGAACGGGGACCGCAGCGCGGAGCGACAGCCTGCGGCGAGCGGAATGGCTTTTGGATTCAATCGCCTGGAGCTGCGCTCTAAGCAGTTCAAGTCGAAGCCCATTCCCATCGGCGCCCACCACACTGTCAGCGGGCACGAGGCCATGGACCTGGCCAAGCGGCTGAACGAGGAGCTGGCGTCGCAGCAGCAGGCCCAGTTctcgcagcagcaacagcaacttcGGCCCATCAGTCCGGATATCCGGGCGGTTAGTCCGGACtgtgagccgcgctcccgcagCTTCGAGCAGAGGGCCTCCTCCGGCGTCGGTCCCAAGGAACCGG ATAGCCAAGTCTCGGTCTCGGTTTCGGCCTCGGTCTCATCGGCGAACTCGTCCACCTCGTCGCGTCGCCAAAGACACAGTATTGCCGGCCAGATGTCCTATATGAAAATGTTGGGTTTCGGTGGTTTTAGCAAAAAGATGGCCACCAGCGCGAATAGCCTTTTCAGCACCGCCGTCATTAGCGGCAGTTCCTCGGCACCGAACTTGCGCGACATGATACCGGTCTCCTCCTCCG GATTTGGAGACGTACCACCAATTCGACCACTGGAAACACTTCACAATGCGCTGTCACTGCGCAAGCTGGACAGCTTCCTGCAGGACATGATACTGGCGCAGATATTCAAGACGCCGACAGGATCGCCGCCGCGGGGCTTTGAGGTGCCTTGCGAAATGCCGGCGGTTTCCTCCCTGACGCTCGGCACACACCACTCGCCGACGTTGGACAATATGACGCCATCGAGTACTCCGGCGGCCACGCCCACGGAGATGCCACGCGGCGGcagcgagtccagctcggcCAGGCAGTGCTCCCTGGTGAGCCAGTCGAGGTTCGACCCCCAGTCCGCCAGCCAGGAGCCGGGCAAGAAGC CttggcagcagcagccccaGGATAGATATTCCTTGGCGGAGAAGGAGGAGGCACACGAAGCAAGCGATCAGGGCATGGAGGAGGAGCCAGAGCAGGCGTCATCGCTCCCGCCGGAAGTGGAGAGCAG CCTGGAGATAACCATGGAGAACATCGAGTTCGAGCAAGACGAGGAAGCACAGTTCGAGCCCTTGAACCAGGACACCCTAGGCAGAGGCTTCTTTCTGAGCGTCGGAGAGCAGGAAGCCGGCGGCGGAGGAAGTGGCAGCACCTGCCTCACCCCAGTTAGCTTCGGCATGGATCTGAATCTCAGCATGGTGGCCAACAAGGGATCCATGTCGCTCTCAATGGAT GGCTTCGACGATGACGAGGACCCCACTTTGTCGGCGGCCACCACTCCGTCGCTGCCCGCGGACTGCGAGCCTCATCTGGAGACGTGCTACTGCTGCCCCAGCCACGCCGAAGCTCCGCCGGAGGTGGCCAGCGACGATCCACGCTTCGGATTTGCTCTGCCCGTCCGTGTGGTCACCCAGGCGTCGCCGGAGCACGTGCGTCAGGTGCGGCGGGCCCACGACCCGGTGTCGCCGCGCATCCAGAAGCAGATCAGCCTGTTCGAGGGCACCGCTGCCGGCAGCGGTACGGATAAGACGGACTCCAGTGGGTCGGTGGCCGGCGGAGGAGCTGGAGCGGCGGCTCTGCATGCCTCGATCAACATACCGTCGGCGCAGCATTTGCGGCAGGATGCCCGGCTGCGAAAGTTCGAAAATCTCACGCAGTCCACCTCGAACTCAAACTTTCCGTTCGAGAGCAACACGCTCAAGCGGGTGCCCATGCAGGCCACCGGGGACTACTCCAACGTGAGTCACACCCAGAGCTGCATCAACCTGAAGAGCGGCGGGAGCAGCGCAGCTCTTGGAGGATCGCCGCAGCGCCAGCGAGCAGGCGTCGGAGCGAGCGGCCGTGGAGGAGAGCCTGTGGAGCGGGAAGCGCCGGTGGGAGCCGCCCATCTGGGCCGACTGGTGAGCACCTGCTGCTCCGCGTctgcctccgcctccgcctccgcctccgcttCACCCTCGCCGTCGCCCTCCCCATCGCCGGGTGCTCTGATCGTGAAGGAACGCTTCATCGAGCCTCCCAAGAAAGGCATCATCCGGGGCTACCACGGCAAGACGCAGTCCATGGATGCGGATTTTCTGTTCAACGAGTTCCTGCTCCTGCCGGCGATGGCGCCCGCCAAGCTCTCCATCGAAAGCTCGGACATAGACAAGGTGGAGGAGCATCCCGTGGCCTCCACCAGCAAGAAGCCGCCCTTTTAA